One region of Dokdonia sp. 4H-3-7-5 genomic DNA includes:
- a CDS encoding oligosaccharide flippase family protein: MKNFHKIKALIHSSFGKRISVNYISLLLIQVTNLVLPIVTFPYLISILGLQKFGLIMFAQAICSVLYIFVDYGFSLSATRQITLQRSDKEEMATVFSTVLLIKIVIATGVFILYAITVFVVPKFQIEKEVFLLSYLMVFGQACFVDWFFQGIEKMKVMALLSILAKGVFTLLIFVFIRDVSDYIQVSFFMGIGYILAGILSIILALKYVSIVKPSLTLVRKLLKESFSLFVSNLAARLINTIPILVLGFFVNESTVAIYTSMEKLITTSKGVFVSLYQALFPWLVSQTRLKQREYVIKMLPIVGLIAIMVTLPFLICGGWLLNILYDNVAINENSYLFYILALNIIFTSYFMLFIAHYFPAVGDFMSRLKTLAFSAVCGIIIGLIFISQLEILGAVITAVSIEAILLIFSIYYFIKTKPVGII; the protein is encoded by the coding sequence TTGAAAAACTTTCATAAAATTAAGGCGTTAATTCATTCCTCATTTGGGAAGAGAATTTCTGTAAATTACATCTCGCTTCTACTTATTCAAGTTACAAACCTAGTATTACCTATAGTTACTTTTCCTTATCTCATCTCAATATTAGGCTTGCAGAAGTTTGGGTTGATAATGTTTGCACAAGCCATTTGTTCTGTACTCTACATTTTTGTTGACTATGGGTTTAGTCTCAGTGCAACAAGACAAATAACGCTACAGAGATCTGATAAGGAAGAAATGGCAACTGTTTTTTCCACTGTCCTTCTTATAAAAATTGTAATCGCTACAGGTGTATTTATATTATACGCTATTACTGTTTTTGTTGTGCCCAAATTTCAAATTGAAAAAGAAGTGTTTTTATTAAGCTACCTTATGGTCTTTGGACAAGCGTGCTTTGTAGATTGGTTTTTTCAAGGAATAGAAAAGATGAAAGTGATGGCACTCTTGAGTATTCTAGCAAAAGGAGTTTTTACACTTCTTATATTTGTGTTTATACGTGATGTGTCAGATTATATTCAAGTTTCATTCTTTATGGGTATAGGATATATTCTAGCAGGAATTCTAAGTATTATTTTAGCTTTAAAATATGTTTCTATTGTTAAACCTAGTTTAACCTTAGTAAGAAAATTATTGAAGGAAAGCTTTAGTTTATTTGTGTCTAACCTCGCTGCTAGATTGATTAATACTATTCCCATCTTAGTGCTAGGTTTCTTTGTTAATGAGTCTACAGTAGCTATTTACACAAGTATGGAAAAGCTTATCACAACTTCAAAAGGGGTTTTTGTTTCTCTATATCAAGCGTTATTTCCATGGTTAGTTAGTCAAACACGTTTAAAGCAGAGAGAATACGTAATAAAAATGTTACCTATAGTGGGTTTAATTGCAATTATGGTTACACTACCCTTCCTAATTTGTGGAGGATGGCTGTTAAACATATTGTATGATAATGTAGCTATAAATGAAAATAGTTATCTTTTCTACATACTTGCACTTAATATCATTTTCACTAGTTATTTTATGTTATTTATTGCCCATTATTTTCCTGCTGTTGGTGATTTTATGTCTCGATTGAAGACATTGGCTTTCTCAGCTGTTTGCGGGATCATAATAGGCTTAATCTTTATCAGTCAGCTTGAAATTCTTGGAGCCGTTATTACAGCCGTCTCTATAGAGGCCATCCTCTTAATATTCTCGATATATTATTTCATTAAAACGAAACCCGTTGGAATTATCTAA
- a CDS encoding glycosyltransferase yields MELSKDKKLIIIQTAVPDYRKGFFKALRDNLGHNFVLYSGKYYFEKSIQSDATIPHKKTKNTYLFNARFLIQFEVIKIIASDNLLVLELNPRIISNWILLIGRKILGKQTILWGHAWPRQGKNASTDSLRHLMRKLARAIVVYTHKQQLELQEKMPRKIILAAPNALLNKSQMGATAGSPKHLIYVGRLTVSKKVLFLAKAFSKAFNDIPNDVQLFIVGDGEEKEALESFIIENNLSHRIHLLGHINDIARLRELYSNSYFSVSPGYVGLSVTQSFGFGVPMIVSRDENHSPEIEAVLDGVNAVFFDTNSEFSFRESLINVYSNIDLWTSKRNEISAFCAKNYSVETMAQVFCKLLNTYR; encoded by the coding sequence TTGGAATTATCTAAAGATAAAAAGTTGATTATTATTCAAACGGCTGTCCCAGATTATAGGAAAGGTTTCTTTAAAGCCTTGAGAGATAATCTAGGGCATAATTTTGTGTTGTATAGTGGTAAATACTATTTTGAAAAATCTATACAGTCTGACGCGACAATCCCTCATAAGAAGACTAAGAACACCTATCTCTTTAATGCGAGATTTTTAATTCAGTTTGAAGTCATAAAAATAATAGCGAGTGATAATCTGTTAGTGCTCGAACTCAACCCAAGAATAATTTCGAATTGGATACTATTGATAGGTAGAAAAATTTTAGGTAAACAAACGATACTGTGGGGACACGCATGGCCACGACAAGGTAAAAATGCTAGTACTGATAGTTTAAGACATCTCATGCGTAAGCTAGCAAGGGCTATTGTGGTATATACTCATAAACAGCAATTAGAACTTCAAGAGAAAATGCCCCGTAAAATCATTCTCGCAGCACCTAATGCGCTTCTTAATAAATCTCAAATGGGTGCAACTGCTGGAAGTCCTAAACATCTTATTTATGTGGGGCGTTTAACAGTAAGTAAAAAAGTACTTTTTCTTGCAAAGGCATTTAGCAAAGCATTTAATGATATTCCAAACGATGTACAGCTTTTTATTGTAGGAGATGGAGAAGAAAAGGAGGCTCTAGAATCATTTATAATAGAAAACAACTTGTCACACAGAATACATTTGCTGGGCCATATAAATGATATAGCTCGATTGAGAGAATTATATAGCAACAGTTATTTTAGTGTTTCTCCTGGTTACGTTGGGTTGTCTGTAACTCAAAGCTTTGGTTTTGGTGTACCTATGATCGTTTCACGAGATGAAAACCATTCCCCAGAAATTGAAGCAGTTCTAGACGGTGTAAATGCTGTTTTTTTTGATACTAATAGCGAATTTAGCTTTCGCGAAAGCTTAATAAACGTGTATAGCAATATTGATTTGTGGACATCGAAAAGAAATGAAATTTCCGCATTTTGCGCCAAAAATTATTCTGTAGAAACAATGGCTCAAGTATTTTGTAAATTGTTGAATACATATAGATAA
- a CDS encoding O-antigen ligase family protein, protein MDITRSQNSIKLVDGALLLLFASILLPSNIKSIAIGLFAVVSCTHFFRSGNTFNTKFFFLNSAVFTVMVFTLFYSDNLEYGVQRLIMFLSLVVFPLCFSMYSQRDINFLYRNKYKYLFSYIITVVLFNVIPFLWFYITHYSFIEMLEHFPMTMKLNVGKYGMHAIYLSMHCSVALIFSVYLLQAISTKWKIIGLIVLDLILICFLLIYAKKGSMIGLTIVAFLFILFRRKKITIRPYLFALIGLMVLIVAIPRTRDKFLEFKKIEAVYEGAPTSTNIRYTIYNVAKDVILDSPILGYGVGDFRSVLTDKYQELEIPVLQEGRYNAHNQFLSFLIIGGVVALLAFLSTLIINFIFAVRFNNELLILFIIFYGILMLTDNILEKEAGVVYFSLFFNFLTAKSLFAIPNHNGLKR, encoded by the coding sequence ATGGATATAACAAGGAGTCAAAATAGCATCAAATTAGTAGATGGTGCTCTCTTGTTATTATTTGCTTCTATTTTATTACCCTCTAATATAAAATCGATTGCAATCGGCCTTTTTGCTGTTGTGAGTTGTACACATTTTTTTAGAAGTGGAAACACCTTTAATACTAAGTTTTTCTTTTTAAATAGTGCCGTTTTTACAGTTATGGTATTTACGTTATTCTATAGTGATAATCTTGAGTATGGAGTACAGAGACTTATCATGTTTCTATCTCTTGTAGTTTTCCCACTTTGTTTTTCTATGTACTCTCAAAGAGATATTAACTTCTTATATAGAAATAAGTATAAGTACTTGTTTTCATATATAATTACAGTGGTTCTATTTAATGTAATACCTTTTTTGTGGTTTTATATTACTCATTATAGTTTTATAGAAATGCTAGAACACTTTCCTATGACCATGAAATTAAATGTAGGAAAATATGGAATGCATGCTATATATCTATCCATGCATTGTAGTGTTGCTCTTATCTTTTCAGTGTATTTATTACAGGCCATATCAACAAAATGGAAAATAATTGGCTTAATTGTCTTAGATCTAATATTAATTTGTTTCTTACTAATTTACGCAAAGAAAGGGTCAATGATTGGTTTAACTATAGTTGCTTTTCTCTTTATACTCTTTCGACGAAAAAAGATAACTATAAGGCCTTATCTTTTTGCTTTAATAGGACTAATGGTACTCATAGTCGCAATTCCGCGCACTCGAGATAAATTTTTAGAATTTAAAAAAATTGAGGCAGTCTATGAAGGAGCTCCTACCTCCACAAATATTAGATATACTATTTATAACGTTGCTAAAGATGTTATACTAGATAGCCCTATTTTAGGTTATGGAGTAGGGGATTTTAGATCAGTTTTAACTGATAAATATCAGGAATTAGAAATACCAGTATTGCAAGAAGGAAGATATAATGCACATAATCAGTTTCTAAGTTTTTTGATTATTGGTGGTGTAGTAGCACTTCTAGCTTTCTTATCTACGCTTATAATAAACTTTATCTTTGCAGTTAGGTTTAACAACGAATTACTAATTCTATTTATCATTTTTTATGGCATTTTAATGCTTACCGACAATATTTTAGAGAAGGAGGCAGGTGTTGTATACTTTTCATTATTCTTTAATTTTCTTACTGCCAAATCGCTATTTGCAATTCCTAATCACAATGGCTTGAAAAGATAA
- a CDS encoding glycosyltransferase family 4 protein — MHIVQIHNRYKEIGGEDIVVSREKLILEAAGHKVSQYIVNNNNINTLSRKLKTAVSLPYSFSQKKVIKAFLQENLPDVVHVHNFLPIISPSVFYACKELHIPVVVTLHNYRILCSNGLLFRDGKPCEDCIKSKWGIPAIKNGCYQESKIATVFPVLSNAMHGHLHTWSSYIDKVILLSEFSKNIFKKSHITFREQQVIIKPNFTEDRGYLYDKENYMLFVGRLSDEKGIVNVIEACIKANKRLKIAGSGPLHEVVENYSYLHNNIEFVGNQDGEELSSLYKNAQALITASKMYETFGLVIIESFSFGTPVIAPSFGNAGQLVKDQYNGLHYKLDDIDSLTEVIEKVDHLDQEIMRNNARETFLKNYTPQQNVSKLLDAYKSVL; from the coding sequence ATGCATATAGTTCAAATACATAATAGATATAAAGAAATAGGCGGTGAAGACATCGTTGTAAGTCGAGAAAAATTAATACTAGAAGCAGCAGGTCATAAAGTCTCTCAATATATTGTAAACAACAATAATATTAATACGCTTTCGCGAAAGCTAAAAACCGCAGTATCACTACCATATTCATTCTCTCAAAAGAAAGTAATTAAAGCATTCTTACAAGAGAATTTACCAGATGTGGTGCACGTCCATAATTTTTTACCTATAATATCACCTTCGGTTTTTTACGCTTGCAAAGAGCTTCACATACCTGTAGTAGTTACTTTACATAATTACAGAATACTATGCAGTAACGGGCTTCTTTTTAGAGATGGAAAACCTTGCGAAGATTGTATAAAGAGTAAGTGGGGCATTCCTGCTATTAAAAATGGTTGTTATCAAGAATCTAAGATTGCAACGGTATTCCCAGTACTTAGTAACGCCATGCATGGACACCTACATACATGGTCCTCTTATATTGATAAAGTGATTCTGCTAAGTGAGTTTTCTAAAAATATTTTTAAAAAATCTCACATAACTTTTAGAGAGCAACAAGTTATAATCAAGCCAAATTTTACAGAAGATAGAGGCTACCTCTACGATAAAGAGAATTATATGCTATTTGTAGGGCGTCTCTCAGATGAAAAAGGAATTGTAAACGTAATAGAAGCTTGTATTAAAGCAAATAAAAGACTCAAAATTGCGGGTTCAGGTCCCCTTCATGAAGTAGTTGAGAATTATTCTTACCTACATAATAATATAGAATTTGTAGGAAATCAAGATGGAGAAGAGTTATCGAGCTTATATAAAAATGCTCAAGCATTAATCACAGCATCTAAGATGTACGAGACTTTTGGGTTAGTTATCATAGAATCATTCTCCTTTGGCACCCCAGTGATTGCGCCATCATTTGGAAATGCTGGGCAATTAGTTAAAGATCAATACAATGGATTACATTACAAGTTAGACGATATTGATAGTCTTACAGAAGTGATTGAAAAAGTAGATCATCTAGATCAAGAAATTATGAGAAATAACGCCCGTGAAACATTTCTGAAAAACTATACACCTCAACAGAACGTATCAAAATTGCTAGATGCTTATAAATCCGTTTTGTGA
- a CDS encoding glycosyltransferase — protein sequence MNDLQGKHITLISLNFYPEDTAIGLYSTQLAEYLESQGALLSVITAFPYYPKWEIAEAYQNQGTYLHEKKGTINIYRYKQFTPKEPTFLKRVIHIADFTIGSRFNFKQITECDIVISVIPFTSSAWLGNTLSQKRNAKHWIHIQDFEFDAAFQSGLASGNENTSFAYKTLMKLERSILNKADCVSTISYTMLAKLKEKTTSENYYLPNWIDEDESDPLKAEEHSYFSKEKFSILYSGNVGDKQDWQLFTNVIKALDFNKFEVIVVGAGAKMEVLKENLKDTKVKFYAPVPFIELSSLLASADVHILFQKSEVVDTVMPSKILGMMASAKPSIITGHPDAEPAKIITDSNGGIYNSVIDYKLILSQLDTLNLSPDTAMTMGAAARKYVLEKFARKPILEKFTQTLSRL from the coding sequence ATGAATGACCTACAAGGAAAACACATCACGCTTATCTCCTTAAACTTCTATCCAGAAGACACGGCAATAGGACTTTACAGCACACAACTAGCAGAATATCTGGAATCACAAGGGGCTTTGCTTTCGGTGATTACAGCATTTCCTTATTACCCAAAATGGGAAATAGCAGAAGCATATCAAAACCAAGGAACTTATCTGCATGAGAAAAAAGGAACCATTAATATTTACCGTTATAAGCAGTTTACTCCCAAGGAGCCTACATTCTTAAAGCGCGTTATTCACATAGCCGACTTTACCATAGGGTCAAGATTTAATTTTAAACAAATCACAGAATGTGATATTGTGATTTCTGTAATCCCTTTTACGAGTAGCGCATGGTTAGGTAATACGCTTTCGCAAAAGCGTAATGCAAAACACTGGATTCATATTCAAGATTTTGAATTTGATGCGGCTTTTCAGTCGGGTCTTGCCTCTGGCAATGAGAATACAAGTTTTGCTTATAAAACTTTGATGAAATTAGAGCGTAGTATTCTTAATAAAGCAGATTGTGTAAGCACCATAAGTTATACAATGCTGGCCAAACTCAAAGAGAAAACCACTTCCGAAAACTACTATCTCCCCAACTGGATAGATGAAGACGAGAGTGACCCTTTAAAGGCTGAAGAACATTCTTATTTCTCAAAAGAGAAATTTAGTATCTTATATTCAGGTAATGTGGGAGACAAGCAAGACTGGCAATTATTCACTAACGTAATCAAAGCATTAGATTTTAATAAGTTTGAAGTAATTGTAGTAGGAGCAGGGGCAAAAATGGAGGTTCTCAAGGAAAATCTAAAAGACACTAAAGTAAAATTCTACGCACCAGTTCCATTTATAGAATTGTCAAGTTTACTCGCTAGTGCAGATGTGCATATTTTATTTCAAAAAAGTGAAGTTGTAGATACTGTTATGCCTTCAAAAATTCTAGGTATGATGGCTAGTGCTAAACCATCTATCATAACTGGTCACCCGGATGCAGAACCGGCTAAGATCATAACTGATTCAAATGGTGGGATTTATAATTCGGTTATTGACTATAAGTTAATATTGAGTCAGCTAGACACTCTTAACTTGTCTCCAGATACAGCTATGACTATGGGTGCAGCTGCAAGAAAGTATGTACTTGAAAAATTTGCAAGGAAACCTATTTTAGAAAAATTTACTCAAACCCTGAGTAGGTTATAG
- a CDS encoding UDP-glucuronic acid decarboxylase family protein: MKRVLVTGAAGFLGSHLCDRFIKEGFHVIGMDNLITGSLSNIEHLFKLKQFEFHHHDVTTFVHVPGELDYILHFASPASPIDYLKIPIQTLKVGSLGTHNLLGLAKVKNARILIASTSEVYGDPLVHPQDENYYGNVNTIGPRGVYDEAKRFQESITMAYHRFHGLETRIVRIFNTYGPRMRLNDGRVIPAFMGQALRGEDLTIFGDGLQTRSFCYVDDQVEGIYRLLLSDYALPVNIGNPDEITIKDFAEEIIKLTGTDQKVIYQDLPVDDPMQRKPDISKAIEILDWEAKVGRTEGMKKTFDYFKSLPQEQLYKSEHKDFSKHIRK, translated from the coding sequence ATGAAGAGAGTTTTAGTTACAGGTGCTGCAGGATTTTTAGGATCTCATTTATGTGATAGGTTTATTAAAGAAGGTTTTCATGTAATTGGTATGGATAACCTTATAACGGGGAGCTTATCAAATATTGAGCATCTCTTTAAGTTAAAACAATTTGAGTTTCATCATCACGACGTTACGACATTTGTACATGTGCCAGGTGAATTAGATTATATTCTACATTTTGCATCACCTGCGAGCCCTATAGACTATCTTAAAATACCTATACAGACACTTAAAGTGGGTTCTTTAGGGACACACAATCTATTAGGATTAGCCAAGGTGAAAAATGCCCGTATTTTGATTGCATCAACATCAGAAGTTTATGGTGACCCACTTGTACATCCTCAAGATGAAAATTATTATGGGAATGTAAATACTATAGGACCTAGGGGAGTATATGACGAGGCAAAACGTTTTCAAGAATCTATCACGATGGCTTATCATCGTTTTCACGGTTTAGAAACTCGTATCGTACGTATATTTAATACATATGGACCTCGCATGAGGCTTAATGATGGTAGAGTAATACCTGCCTTTATGGGGCAAGCACTTAGGGGAGAAGATTTAACGATATTTGGTGACGGTTTACAAACACGTTCTTTCTGCTATGTAGATGATCAAGTGGAAGGGATTTACCGCCTACTATTGAGTGATTATGCATTACCAGTAAACATAGGCAATCCAGATGAAATTACAATAAAAGACTTTGCTGAGGAGATTATAAAACTCACGGGAACAGATCAAAAAGTAATTTATCAAGATCTACCAGTAGACGACCCTATGCAACGTAAACCAGATATTTCTAAAGCAATCGAAATATTAGATTGGGAGGCGAAAGTAGGTCGTACAGAAGGGATGAAAAAGACATTTGACTATTTTAAAAGTTTACCCCAAGAGCAATTATATAAAAGTGAGCATAAAGACTTTTCAAAACACATACGTAAGTAA
- a CDS encoding undecaprenyl-phosphate glucose phosphotransferase, with protein MAQRVGRYSFYIRPAIYVIDLVIILLLAKVCLIMNENFVVFSLYITTTWIFSTIKSDFYEVYRYTKPTRIVSLLLLQLFIFALLVFAFFGLFQKIDASLVAVFLYVLYVFVGVGINKFGVFYLLKTYRAVLGGNHRRVVILGWNVQVKELKKFFDENKRYGYVVSSTFDIKDPSVSLDSIFNYILENNVDEVYCSVEQFTNEELREISEFTDNNLKILKFIPDSREIFTKKLEYQYLGITPILSLRTIPIDKPLNQFIKRAFDIILSVAVLVGILTWLTPLLAILIKLDSKGTVFFKQKRNGLDYHEFYCYKFRSMRDNEEADIEQVSKNDSRITRVGRFLRKTSMDELPQFINVLKGDMSVVGPRPHMVRHTHMYAERIDKFMVRHFIKPGITGLAQVSGYRGEIETEEDIVNRVKFDIFYVENWSLFLDIKIVFNTIYKAIVGDDKAY; from the coding sequence ATGGCGCAACGCGTAGGTAGGTATTCCTTTTACATAAGGCCCGCAATTTATGTTATAGATTTAGTGATAATTTTATTACTCGCTAAGGTCTGCCTCATCATGAATGAAAATTTTGTGGTGTTCTCATTATACATTACAACTACTTGGATTTTTTCAACAATCAAGTCAGATTTTTATGAAGTTTATAGGTATACTAAGCCCACACGTATTGTATCCCTATTACTACTACAGTTATTCATTTTTGCATTACTTGTTTTTGCGTTCTTTGGTCTATTTCAAAAAATAGACGCCTCTTTAGTAGCTGTATTTCTATATGTTTTATATGTTTTTGTAGGCGTAGGAATCAATAAGTTTGGAGTGTTCTATTTGTTAAAGACATATAGAGCGGTTTTAGGAGGTAACCACCGTCGCGTTGTTATTTTAGGGTGGAATGTACAGGTCAAGGAGCTTAAAAAGTTTTTTGATGAAAATAAAAGATATGGTTACGTAGTGAGTAGCACCTTTGACATTAAAGATCCAAGTGTATCTCTTGATAGCATATTTAATTACATATTAGAAAATAATGTAGATGAGGTTTACTGCTCTGTAGAGCAGTTTACAAATGAAGAGTTAAGAGAAATATCTGAATTTACAGATAATAATCTTAAGATATTAAAATTCATTCCAGACAGTCGCGAGATCTTTACAAAGAAATTAGAATATCAGTACCTTGGGATTACTCCTATCTTATCACTACGTACTATCCCCATAGATAAACCGCTTAATCAGTTTATTAAGCGCGCGTTTGACATTATTCTTTCTGTTGCTGTACTTGTAGGAATATTAACATGGCTTACGCCTTTACTTGCTATTTTAATTAAGCTCGACTCTAAAGGGACTGTATTTTTCAAACAGAAACGTAACGGATTAGACTATCATGAGTTTTACTGCTATAAATTTCGGTCTATGCGAGATAATGAAGAGGCAGATATTGAACAAGTGAGCAAAAACGACAGTCGTATAACTCGTGTTGGTAGGTTCTTGCGTAAAACCAGTATGGATGAGTTACCACAATTTATTAATGTTCTCAAAGGAGATATGTCTGTAGTGGGCCCTAGACCTCATATGGTGAGACACACACATATGTATGCGGAGCGTATAGATAAGTTTATGGTACGTCACTTCATAAAACCGGGAATTACAGGACTTGCACAAGTAAGTGGTTATAGAGGAGAAATAGAGACCGAAGAGGATATAGTAAACCGCGTAAAATTTGACATATTCTATGTAGAAAATTGGTCACTCTTTTTAGATATTAAAATTGTTTTTAATACAATTTATAAAGCTATTGTAGGAGATGACAAAGCTTATTAA
- a CDS encoding glycosyltransferase family 2 protein, which translates to MTKLIKKDAQPLVSIITPLYNAAPFIAQTIASVQDQTYQNWEQIIVDDCSTDSSVDVVKALAGFDNRIKLITLSRNSGAAQTRNIATEAAQGNFIAFLDSDDLWHPKKLDKQIAFMQETGCDVSYTSYVHIDESGKPLGKRIVALPKLTYKKQHSNNYVGNLTGIYNVTSIGKISAPDVRKRQDWALWLDAIKKSEKPALGLQEDLAFYRVREGSMSSNKLNLVEYNYQFYKTCLGYSHVAATLYLVRFFWEYFVMRPKWIQRYDV; encoded by the coding sequence ATGACAAAGCTTATTAAAAAAGACGCTCAACCACTGGTTTCCATTATCACACCGCTGTATAATGCAGCACCTTTTATTGCGCAGACCATCGCGAGTGTACAAGACCAGACATATCAAAACTGGGAGCAAATTATTGTTGATGATTGCTCGACAGATAGTTCTGTTGATGTTGTAAAAGCCTTGGCAGGTTTTGATAATAGAATTAAGCTTATTACGCTTTCGCGAAACAGTGGTGCCGCACAAACTCGCAACATTGCAACAGAAGCTGCCCAAGGAAATTTCATCGCATTCTTAGACTCAGATGATTTATGGCACCCAAAAAAGCTAGATAAGCAAATTGCTTTCATGCAAGAAACAGGTTGTGACGTTTCTTATACCAGCTATGTGCATATAGATGAAAGTGGAAAGCCACTTGGTAAACGCATCGTGGCATTACCAAAACTCACTTACAAAAAGCAACACAGCAATAACTATGTGGGAAATCTCACAGGTATTTATAATGTAACCTCAATAGGTAAAATAAGCGCTCCAGACGTTAGAAAAAGACAAGACTGGGCGCTGTGGTTAGATGCTATAAAGAAGAGCGAAAAACCCGCCTTAGGTTTGCAAGAGGACTTGGCTTTTTATAGAGTACGTGAAGGCTCGATGAGCTCAAATAAATTAAATCTTGTTGAGTACAACTACCAGTTTTACAAAACTTGCCTAGGATATTCTCATGTAGCAGCCACACTATACTTAGTACGCTTTTTTTGGGAGTATTTTGTAATGAGACCTAAATGGATACAGCGATATGATGTCTAG
- a CDS encoding phenylacetate--CoA ligase family protein — translation MKGFDTAFAKAELQRIIDIPESEYAAYISEQKKKIVTHHEIYNSFYRSLLTERGEKDWETLPVLTKANLQQPLENRLSQNYDRKTVYVGKTSGSSGHPFVFAKDKDAHALSWVSFQKRYNWYSIDLDTSKQARFYGIPLTTIAYQKERLKDKLGNRYRFPIFDLCEHKLAGMVKKFSKTPFDYINGYTSSIVLLAKYLRKHQIILTDICPTLKACIVTSEMLFPDDLKLMEEQFNVPIINEYGASEVGLIAFQNKKNQLEIDSELLFIEILDDNDKPVPHGVVGRIVITSFYNKAHPFIRYDIGDMGSLSPQSTLKKPILENLQGRTSDIARLPSGKVVPGLTFYYVTKSIIEEDGNVSEFIIEQTAQDSFTFIYISERPLNAHEKINIEKTTAKYLESGLKLRYEKVDVMDRSNRGKLKQFISLVS, via the coding sequence ATGAAAGGATTTGATACCGCTTTCGCGAAAGCGGAATTGCAACGTATCATAGATATCCCAGAAAGTGAATATGCAGCATATATATCTGAGCAGAAAAAAAAGATAGTTACCCATCACGAGATTTATAATTCTTTTTACAGGAGTCTTCTTACCGAAAGAGGTGAGAAAGACTGGGAAACACTGCCAGTGTTAACAAAAGCAAATCTACAACAGCCTCTTGAAAATAGGCTTTCTCAAAACTACGACCGCAAGACGGTGTACGTAGGTAAGACCTCTGGATCTTCTGGACATCCTTTTGTTTTTGCAAAAGATAAAGACGCTCATGCATTGAGCTGGGTGAGTTTCCAAAAAAGATATAACTGGTATAGTATTGATCTAGACACTTCAAAACAGGCTCGTTTTTATGGGATTCCACTCACAACAATTGCCTATCAAAAGGAAAGACTCAAGGACAAACTAGGTAACAGGTATCGTTTCCCCATTTTTGATCTTTGCGAGCATAAGCTTGCCGGTATGGTTAAAAAATTCAGCAAGACACCTTTTGACTATATAAATGGCTACACAAGTAGCATTGTATTACTTGCTAAGTATCTGAGAAAGCACCAAATTATACTCACCGATATTTGTCCGACTCTTAAAGCATGTATTGTCACCAGTGAAATGCTATTTCCTGATGATTTAAAATTAATGGAGGAGCAATTTAATGTCCCAATCATTAATGAATATGGAGCCTCAGAAGTAGGACTTATAGCCTTTCAAAACAAGAAGAATCAGCTTGAGATAGACAGTGAACTGTTATTTATCGAAATTCTTGATGATAACGATAAGCCTGTACCTCATGGTGTGGTAGGGCGTATTGTAATCACATCTTTTTATAATAAAGCACATCCTTTTATACGTTATGATATAGGTGATATGGGATCTTTATCACCGCAGAGCACACTTAAAAAACCTATTTTAGAAAACCTACAAGGTAGAACAAGTGATATTGCACGTCTTCCTAGCGGTAAAGTAGTTCCTGGACTAACATTTTATTATGTAACCAAAAGCATTATAGAGGAAGATGGCAATGTAAGTGAGTTCATTATTGAGCAAACTGCTCAAGATTCCTTTACATTTATTTATATCTCTGAAAGACCACTTAATGCTCACGAGAAAATAAATATTGAAAAGACTACCGCCAAATATCTTGAAAGTGGGCTAAAACTTAGGTATGAAAAAGTAGATGTCATGGACCGTAGTAATAGAGGAAAGCTCAAACAGTTTATATCTTTAGTCTCCTAG